A stretch of Clostridium formicaceticum DNA encodes these proteins:
- a CDS encoding GNAT family N-acetyltransferase — translation MIREATEDDLQNILEIYNDAIINTTAVYQYKAHSLEDRKIWYNKKKEEGYPVLVFEGDEKVLGFATFGPFRAWPAYKYTIEHSVYVDRNARNKGVGTALMKAIIKIANEREFATLVAGIDEANEESIKIHEKLGFRFSGKIEKAGYKFGKWLNLVFYQLDLIGPKVPIEE, via the coding sequence ATGATAAGAGAAGCAACAGAAGATGACTTACAAAATATTTTAGAGATATATAATGATGCGATTATAAATACTACAGCAGTTTATCAGTACAAGGCCCATTCCCTAGAGGACAGAAAAATCTGGTATAATAAAAAAAAGGAAGAGGGATATCCTGTCTTAGTGTTTGAAGGAGACGAAAAAGTTCTTGGTTTTGCCACCTTCGGCCCCTTTAGAGCATGGCCAGCCTATAAGTATACCATTGAGCACTCTGTATATGTCGATAGAAATGCCAGGAACAAGGGTGTGGGAACTGCGCTGATGAAGGCAATCATTAAAATCGCTAATGAAAGAGAATTTGCTACGCTGGTAGCAGGAATTGATGAAGCCAATGAAGAAAGCATAAAAATTCATGAAAAGCTGGGCTTTAGATTTTCTGGAAAAATAGAGAAGGCAGGATATAAGTTTGGCAAGTGGCTTAACCTTGTTTTTTATCAACTGGACCTCATAGGACCTAAAGTACCGATAGAGGAATAA
- a CDS encoding chemotaxis protein CheV, producing MKQEILLESGINELEIVIFKVGDSLLGINVAKVECIITAQPVTKIPNAHKNVKGIINYRGRVIPVMDLIKSLKKNCEKPLNERLFILIHINNSDFAVEVSSVVGIKRLSWEDIEIPSSIIVNENETPITGIVKTEENDLVLILDFEKILADIDPSLALKESKIIEGLEGKKLVVAEDSSFLIKVVNESFTKAGAIVEKFSNGKEALSYLEKVSKDEIYCVITDIEMPIMDGLTLTKNIKSNEKLKDIPVVLFSSIISNDLKHKGLSVGADAQITKPEIDQLVDMVRNIRKKTV from the coding sequence TTGAAACAAGAGATACTTTTAGAGAGCGGTATTAATGAATTGGAAATCGTTATATTTAAAGTAGGAGATAGTTTGTTAGGAATTAATGTGGCGAAGGTAGAGTGCATCATTACAGCTCAGCCGGTTACAAAAATTCCAAATGCTCATAAAAATGTTAAGGGAATTATTAATTATAGGGGCAGAGTCATACCGGTAATGGACTTAATTAAGTCGTTAAAGAAGAATTGTGAAAAACCTTTAAATGAAAGACTTTTCATCTTGATACATATCAACAATAGTGACTTTGCTGTTGAGGTCAGTTCAGTGGTAGGGATTAAAAGACTTTCTTGGGAAGACATTGAAATCCCTTCATCGATTATTGTAAATGAAAATGAGACACCTATAACAGGAATTGTTAAAACTGAAGAAAATGACTTGGTGTTAATACTAGATTTTGAAAAAATTCTAGCAGATATAGATCCATCATTGGCATTGAAGGAATCAAAGATTATAGAGGGACTAGAAGGGAAGAAACTTGTAGTAGCCGAGGATTCAAGTTTTTTAATAAAAGTTGTAAACGAGTCTTTTACTAAAGCTGGAGCAATCGTAGAAAAGTTTAGTAATGGTAAAGAAGCGCTATCTTATTTAGAAAAAGTTTCTAAGGATGAAATATATTGTGTTATTACTGATATTGAGATGCCGATTATGGATGGTTTAACTTTAACCAAAAACATAAAAAGCAATGAAAAATTAAAGGATATACCAGTAGTTTTGTTTTCTTCCATTATCAGCAATGATTTGAAACATAAAGGTTTAAGTGTCGGGGCGGATGCACAAATTACCAAACCAGAAATCGATCAATTGGTAGATATGGTAAGAAATATTCGTAAAAAGACGGTTTAA
- a CDS encoding methyl-accepting chemotaxis protein translates to MVKKLIVKTNSLFSKIFFTSILCIIVPMLISFIYASTSSTRSLEDAIVSTLSSLTAEKKNQIEIALQGEVKLIESMANQPFTVDTYQEFAETNQLDSIKAERISNIIEASRKNSNGLYENVFYTWYDDAKVIVLMDALGGESIGRELDTTGWRHGFLRNPKAGVGGHNLSPVTQRPVILAAAPIFTKDSQQLLGTIEKAFDLETMTEGILKGNSKHNVQTLLINSSGLVISSEDQSQVLSFDFSKEEGDIKDFYEELMANPSGYSFFTMNGVRNIAAYEKSDYLDMYIISLMPTSQYLSQINALKKGLSIVVVISIIIATFITMLLTSRITKPIRKAVEHIKIIATGDFSQSIPERYMTLKDETGTLMTSMDMMQKSIKDMIKTILQESRNLEDFVVETNHQLLELNSQVEDVSATTEEMSAGMEETAASAEEMNASSNELEKAVESIAQKAQEGAVTSSEISKRAENLKENAVTSQKKADDLRRSVDTGLRSAIEQSKAVDTINLLAESILQITAQTNLLALNAAIEAARAGEAGKGFAVVADEIRKLAEDSKKTVNKIQEVTKTVISLVKDLTQNSEKALDFIEVTVLNDYKAMVDTGELYAKDAESIEDLVTDFSGTAQELNASIQNMGRIINEISIANNESAAGSENIAERASIISQKTNEVTGVAAKLKESSQRLKSVVDSFKI, encoded by the coding sequence ATGGTAAAAAAATTAATCGTGAAAACCAATAGCTTGTTTAGTAAGATTTTCTTTACATCAATTCTCTGTATTATTGTACCTATGTTAATTAGCTTTATCTATGCCAGCACATCTTCTACCCGTTCGTTAGAAGATGCGATTGTTAGTACCTTATCCTCTTTAACCGCTGAAAAGAAAAATCAAATAGAAATTGCTTTGCAGGGTGAGGTAAAATTGATTGAATCTATGGCAAATCAACCCTTTACTGTAGATACATATCAAGAGTTTGCAGAAACAAATCAGCTAGATTCCATAAAAGCAGAAAGAATTTCTAACATTATTGAAGCAAGCCGAAAAAATTCAAATGGTCTATATGAAAATGTCTTCTATACTTGGTATGATGATGCAAAAGTTATAGTGCTGATGGATGCACTAGGTGGAGAATCTATAGGCAGAGAATTAGATACTACTGGATGGCGCCATGGTTTTCTACGAAACCCAAAGGCTGGTGTAGGAGGCCATAATCTTTCACCTGTGACACAGAGGCCTGTTATCCTAGCAGCTGCTCCTATTTTTACTAAGGATTCTCAACAGCTCCTTGGAACTATAGAAAAAGCCTTCGATTTGGAAACAATGACAGAAGGCATTCTTAAAGGAAATTCTAAGCATAACGTGCAAACACTTTTGATTAATTCATCGGGACTTGTTATTTCATCCGAAGATCAATCACAGGTTCTCAGCTTTGATTTTAGCAAAGAAGAGGGAGACATAAAAGATTTTTATGAGGAATTAATGGCTAATCCTTCTGGCTATAGTTTCTTTACAATGAATGGCGTTAGAAATATAGCCGCCTATGAGAAAAGTGATTATTTAGATATGTATATTATAAGCCTTATGCCTACATCTCAATATCTTTCACAAATCAATGCTCTTAAAAAGGGCTTAAGCATTGTGGTAGTCATCAGCATTATTATAGCTACATTTATAACCATGCTGCTTACATCTAGAATTACCAAGCCTATTCGGAAGGCTGTAGAACATATAAAAATCATAGCTACTGGAGATTTTTCCCAAAGTATTCCAGAGAGATACATGACACTTAAGGATGAAACCGGGACCTTGATGACCTCCATGGATATGATGCAAAAGTCTATTAAAGATATGATTAAAACAATTCTTCAGGAGTCTAGAAATTTAGAAGATTTCGTTGTTGAAACCAACCATCAATTATTAGAGTTAAATTCGCAGGTAGAAGATGTATCAGCAACAACAGAAGAAATGTCAGCCGGTATGGAGGAAACTGCAGCTTCAGCAGAAGAAATGAATGCTTCTTCAAATGAACTTGAAAAAGCAGTGGAATCGATTGCCCAAAAGGCACAAGAAGGGGCTGTAACTTCAAGTGAAATAAGTAAAAGAGCAGAAAATTTGAAAGAAAATGCTGTTACATCTCAAAAGAAAGCAGACGATCTACGCAGAAGTGTAGATACAGGTTTACGGTCAGCTATAGAACAATCAAAGGCAGTTGACACTATTAACTTATTGGCAGAATCTATCTTGCAAATCACAGCACAAACCAATCTCCTTGCCTTGAATGCTGCAATAGAAGCTGCTAGGGCAGGGGAAGCTGGTAAAGGGTTTGCGGTGGTTGCTGATGAAATTAGAAAGCTTGCAGAGGACTCTAAGAAGACGGTTAATAAGATTCAAGAGGTTACGAAAACTGTCATCTCCTTGGTAAAAGACCTAACGCAAAACTCTGAAAAGGCATTGGATTTTATCGAAGTAACTGTACTAAATGACTATAAAGCGATGGTTGATACAGGAGAGCTTTACGCCAAAGATGCTGAATCTATCGAGGATTTAGTTACTGATTTTAGTGGAACTGCACAAGAACTAAATGCTTCTATACAAAATATGGGAAGGATCATCAATGAAATATCCATTGCTAATAACGAATCAGCAGCGGGCTCTGAGAATATAGCTGAAAGAGCATCTATCATTTCTCAAAAAACTAATGAAGTCACAGGGGTTGCAGCTAAGTTAAAAGAAAGCTCCCAACGGTTAAAAAGTGTTGTAGATAGTTTTAAGATATAA
- a CDS encoding pyridoxal-phosphate dependent enzyme, which yields MYNSFMEATKQYICSLACNKEEVKMNKNTIINMVGKTPLVRAESLEKELGISKIYLKLEGNNPSGQRIDRLAYLLVKDAISINKRTLCVGTYGALSKSLALISQYYDIKCVFVFPINSKVAKNKIFHKDNIEVIEYGKTQFDAISYSKKLSEENKWYNASLGMENNILNMTSLSFIADELHQQVKGEIDSVFSLMSYGFSVSALNLGFRQLWINDSIKKLPKLYSCTINEGNVIYESFKKNSEKIISLPNEKIKVTKYNRHLLNFNSSIAQDALDSIYDANGKITGISEEELVKYTNEFKSIENIKFSTENGYAVAGFMKEAKNGNLSEGNHVILLDDGRVDLDVRRVQKNDVDMSVDEIVNLMNEWLMEYTDPLYEIKEALQSAFDRGFVLMAYYNNQLAGTAVIVHTGFENFIPTYHLGYIATKRTIKGRGIATQLLSEAIEVSNGNISLHVEQNNNRAIKLYEKMGFKKSYLRMIHESRSGI from the coding sequence TTGTACAATTCTTTTATGGAGGCTACAAAGCAATACATCTGTTCTCTTGCTTGTAATAAAGAGGAGGTAAAAATGAATAAAAATACGATTATCAACATGGTGGGTAAAACCCCTTTGGTAAGAGCAGAAAGTCTTGAAAAGGAGCTAGGTATTTCAAAGATTTACCTAAAACTTGAGGGAAATAATCCGTCAGGACAAAGGATTGACCGACTAGCATATCTATTAGTGAAAGATGCTATTTCTATCAACAAAAGGACCCTATGCGTGGGAACCTATGGTGCACTATCCAAGTCTCTAGCATTAATATCTCAATACTATGATATCAAATGTGTCTTTGTTTTTCCTATTAATAGTAAAGTAGCAAAAAACAAGATTTTTCATAAAGATAATATTGAAGTAATTGAATATGGTAAAACACAGTTTGATGCTATTAGCTATAGCAAAAAACTGTCTGAAGAAAATAAGTGGTATAATGCCAGTTTGGGAATGGAAAACAATATCCTCAATATGACATCATTATCTTTTATAGCGGATGAGTTACATCAACAGGTGAAGGGGGAAATAGATAGTGTGTTTTCTCTAATGAGTTATGGTTTTTCAGTTTCTGCCCTTAATTTAGGTTTTAGACAACTATGGATTAATGACAGTATAAAAAAACTTCCTAAGCTGTATAGCTGTACAATTAATGAAGGCAATGTAATTTATGAATCATTTAAAAAAAATAGCGAAAAAATTATTTCTTTACCTAATGAAAAAATCAAAGTTACCAAGTATAATAGACATTTGTTAAACTTTAATAGTTCTATTGCCCAAGATGCTCTTGATTCAATCTATGATGCCAATGGTAAGATTACTGGAATAAGCGAAGAAGAATTAGTAAAATATACAAACGAATTTAAAAGCATTGAGAATATTAAGTTTAGCACAGAAAATGGTTATGCCGTGGCAGGATTTATGAAGGAAGCAAAGAATGGCAACTTGTCAGAGGGAAATCACGTTATTCTATTAGATGATGGTCGTGTAGACTTAGATGTAAGAAGAGTTCAAAAAAATGATGTAGACATGTCTGTTGATGAAATCGTTAACCTCATGAATGAATGGTTAATGGAGTATACGGACCCTCTGTATGAAATCAAAGAAGCATTGCAATCGGCTTTTGACAGAGGGTTTGTACTGATGGCCTATTACAATAACCAATTAGCTGGAACCGCTGTGATTGTTCATACAGGATTTGAGAACTTTATACCTACCTATCATTTAGGTTATATTGCTACCAAGAGGACGATTAAAGGCAGAGGTATTGCTACGCAGCTTCTGAGTGAAGCAATAGAGGTATCTAATGGAAACATCTCTCTCCATGTTGAACAAAACAACAATAGAGCAATTAAACTGTATGAAAAAATGGGATTCAAAAAATCCTACCTTAGAATGATTCATGAATCTAGAAGCGGGATATAA